From one Brevundimonas sp. PAMC22021 genomic stretch:
- the ftsH gene encoding ATP-dependent zinc metalloprotease FtsH — protein MNLRNLAITSVIILGLLAAYAAVSQGGAMTGAVGGPGAAGRPETITYSQLVQRTQAGDIREATVRGDQVTGVYRNNGRFTATTPYPNEQLVEQMLQSGVNVDAKTTRQSWWASLLIGILPIVLLVGVWIFFMRQMQGGARGAMGFGKSKAKLLTEHKGRKTFDDVAGVDEAKEELTEVVEFLKDPGKFQRLGGKIPKGALLVGPPGTGKTLLARAVAGEAGVPFFSISGSDFVEMFVGVGASRVRDMFEQAKKNAPCIIFIDEIDAVGRHRGAGLGGGNDEREQTLNQLLVEMDGFEASENIILIAATNRPDVLDPALLRPGRFDRQVVVPNPDVSGRERILRVHMKDVPLAADVNVKTIARGTPGFSGADLANLVNEAALMAARKDRRMVTHRDFEDAKDKVLMGSERRSMAMNEEEKRLTAYHEAGHAIVAMNVKMADPVHKATIVPRGRALGMVMQLPEGDRYSMKYQQMIDRIAIMAGGRVAEELIFGLENITSGASSDIEQATKLARAMVTRWGFSDKLGTVAYGENQEEVFLGHSVARSQNVSEETARIIDGEVKRIVGQGWDEARRILTEKAGDHEKLSQALLEYETMSGEEIKDLLEKGVAPNRDENNFPNAGPSVAVPVTPVSDGTEIAVPVAKPATTSVPTVH, from the coding sequence ATGAACCTGCGTAATCTGGCGATCACCAGCGTCATCATCCTGGGGCTGCTGGCGGCCTATGCGGCAGTGTCGCAGGGCGGCGCCATGACCGGCGCGGTGGGCGGCCCCGGCGCCGCCGGCCGGCCCGAGACCATCACCTATTCCCAGCTGGTGCAGCGCACCCAGGCCGGCGACATCCGCGAGGCCACCGTGCGCGGCGACCAAGTGACCGGCGTCTACCGGAACAACGGCCGCTTCACCGCGACCACCCCGTATCCCAACGAGCAGCTGGTCGAGCAGATGCTGCAGTCCGGCGTCAACGTCGACGCCAAGACCACGCGCCAGTCGTGGTGGGCCAGCCTCTTGATCGGCATCCTGCCCATCGTCCTGCTGGTGGGGGTGTGGATTTTCTTCATGCGCCAGATGCAGGGCGGGGCGCGCGGAGCCATGGGTTTTGGGAAGTCCAAGGCCAAGCTGCTGACCGAGCACAAGGGCCGCAAGACCTTTGACGACGTGGCCGGCGTCGACGAGGCCAAGGAAGAGCTGACCGAGGTCGTCGAGTTCCTGAAGGACCCGGGCAAGTTCCAGCGCCTGGGCGGCAAGATTCCCAAGGGCGCCCTGCTGGTCGGCCCTCCCGGCACCGGCAAGACGCTGCTGGCCCGCGCTGTGGCTGGTGAAGCCGGCGTGCCCTTCTTCTCCATCTCCGGCTCGGACTTCGTCGAGATGTTCGTCGGCGTCGGCGCCAGCCGCGTGCGCGACATGTTCGAACAGGCCAAGAAGAACGCCCCCTGCATCATCTTCATCGACGAGATCGACGCGGTCGGCCGTCACCGCGGCGCCGGTCTGGGCGGCGGCAATGACGAGCGCGAGCAGACGCTGAACCAGCTGCTGGTCGAGATGGACGGCTTCGAGGCGTCGGAGAACATCATCCTGATCGCCGCCACCAACCGTCCGGACGTGCTGGACCCGGCGCTGCTGCGTCCCGGCCGGTTCGACCGCCAGGTGGTGGTGCCGAACCCCGACGTCTCGGGGCGCGAGCGCATCCTGCGCGTCCACATGAAGGACGTGCCGCTGGCCGCCGACGTCAACGTCAAGACCATTGCACGCGGCACGCCCGGCTTCTCGGGCGCGGACCTGGCCAACCTGGTCAACGAGGCGGCCCTGATGGCGGCGCGCAAGGACCGGCGCATGGTCACGCACCGCGACTTCGAGGACGCCAAGGACAAGGTGCTGATGGGCTCCGAACGTCGCTCCATGGCGATGAACGAGGAAGAAAAGCGCCTGACCGCCTATCACGAGGCGGGACACGCCATCGTCGCCATGAACGTCAAGATGGCCGACCCCGTGCACAAGGCGACCATCGTGCCGCGCGGCCGGGCCTTGGGCATGGTGATGCAACTGCCGGAAGGCGACCGCTATTCCATGAAGTACCAGCAGATGATCGACCGCATCGCCATCATGGCCGGCGGCCGGGTCGCGGAAGAGCTGATCTTCGGCCTGGAGAACATTACTTCTGGCGCGTCGTCCGACATCGAGCAGGCGACCAAGCTGGCGCGCGCCATGGTCACGCGCTGGGGCTTCTCCGACAAGCTGGGCACCGTGGCCTACGGCGAGAACCAGGAAGAGGTGTTCCTGGGCCACTCGGTGGCGCGCAGCCAGAACGTCTCGGAAGAGACGGCTCGGATCATCGACGGCGAGGTCAAGCGCATCGTCGGCCAGGGCTGGGACGAGGCGCGCCGCATCCTGACGGAAAAGGCGGGCGACCACGAAAAGCTGTCGCAGGCTCTGCTCGAATACGAGACGATGTCGGGCGAGGAGATCAAGGACCTGCTGGAGAAGGGCGTCGCCCCGAACCGCGACGAGAACAACTTCCCCAACGCCGGTCC
- a CDS encoding tRNA lysidine(34) synthetase, whose translation MRRLIEPDLEARVCARLDARLSRNIDAPVCVALSGGGDSLALLQIASVWAKDRGRRLLALTVDHGLHPLSGEWTAFAGAQARRCGAEWRALAWQGPKPETGLTAAARLARHRLIADAARHAGARVVLFGHTADDVDEAEWMRARGSTLGRMREWSPSPVWPQGRGLMLLRPMLAERREPLRRWLGPRGSSWIDDPANDDPRYGRARARLALAGEAAAAVGSARRPLLGDPPQAIDGEGFRCARQVGRQALAAALVCAGGGEAQPRREQLQALMSRLASGEDFVATLSGARLEAKGPDLAILREAGELRRRAAEPLVLQPGTATVWDGRIELQAREPGWAVAAAQGRMAQLSDLDRACLSRLPAPARASWPVLMHEKSGPVLSSEAVSVRGLTAQRLRLALSRASGETTHEDDLRSPADGEGPWNPLCLGAEHMDRRSGDDCWTTEDINEPA comes from the coding sequence GTGCGCCGCCTGATCGAACCGGACCTCGAAGCGCGGGTCTGCGCCCGGCTGGATGCGCGCCTGAGCCGCAACATCGACGCGCCGGTGTGCGTCGCCCTGTCCGGCGGCGGCGACTCTCTGGCGCTGCTGCAGATCGCCTCGGTTTGGGCCAAGGATCGCGGGCGGCGGCTGCTGGCCCTAACGGTTGACCACGGACTGCATCCGCTCAGCGGCGAGTGGACTGCGTTCGCAGGGGCGCAGGCCCGTCGTTGCGGCGCCGAGTGGCGGGCGCTGGCCTGGCAGGGGCCAAAGCCGGAGACGGGGCTTACGGCCGCCGCGCGCCTGGCGCGACACCGCCTGATCGCCGACGCGGCCCGACACGCGGGCGCCCGCGTGGTCCTGTTCGGCCACACCGCCGACGATGTGGACGAGGCCGAATGGATGCGCGCGCGGGGCTCGACGCTGGGCCGCATGCGCGAATGGTCGCCGTCGCCCGTGTGGCCGCAAGGGCGCGGGCTGATGCTGTTGCGCCCGATGCTGGCCGAGCGGCGCGAGCCGCTGCGGCGCTGGCTGGGCCCACGGGGCAGCAGCTGGATCGACGATCCGGCCAATGACGATCCCCGGTATGGACGCGCCCGCGCCCGCCTCGCTCTAGCCGGGGAGGCCGCCGCCGCGGTCGGTTCGGCGCGACGCCCGCTGTTGGGCGACCCTCCGCAAGCCATCGACGGCGAAGGCTTCCGCTGCGCGCGTCAGGTCGGCCGCCAAGCCTTGGCGGCGGCGCTGGTCTGTGCGGGCGGCGGAGAGGCGCAGCCGCGGAGAGAACAGCTGCAGGCCCTGATGAGCCGGTTGGCGTCGGGCGAAGACTTCGTGGCCACCCTGTCCGGGGCGCGTCTGGAGGCGAAGGGGCCGGATTTGGCGATCCTGCGGGAGGCCGGCGAGCTGAGGCGGCGGGCGGCGGAGCCTCTGGTCCTGCAGCCGGGCACGGCGACGGTCTGGGACGGGCGGATCGAGCTGCAGGCGCGCGAGCCGGGCTGGGCGGTCGCGGCGGCGCAGGGGCGGATGGCGCAGTTGTCGGACCTTGACCGTGCGTGCCTGTCGCGTCTGCCGGCGCCGGCCCGCGCGTCCTGGCCGGTGCTGATGCATGAAAAAAGCGGCCCGGTCCTGAGCTCCGAGGCGGTGTCCGTTCGCGGGCTGACGGCGCAGCGACTGCGTCTGGCGCTCAGCCGGGCGTCGGGCGAAACGACGCATGAGGACGATCTGCGTTCGCCCGCAGATGGCGAAGGGCCTTGGAACCCCCTATGTCTTGGCGCAGAACACATGGACCGGCGGTCGGGGGACGACTGCTGGACGACCGAGGACATCAATGAACCTGCGTAA
- a CDS encoding tetratricopeptide repeat protein yields the protein MIKLSVSPRVLAMTAVGVCLIGGAVVAQTAPLPAIQWDVRRLDQLDRNVRRLERALTQRNAAGEPVLVQPDPEVVALQGRVAAMDQRLQDLEQTFQRVNADGERLTFQLDETQRANETLRTRLAQAEERVGKLETEAELNAPIVANSPTGAAPGDLAAAVRLLSSDRPRGVRALETLIVTWPEAAEAREANLRLGDLSVQANDRANAVSYYAAALKDWPKTAWAPEATLKLADALLATDRKTQGCAALSEFTRRYPEAPAALKTRATQTRTRAACAA from the coding sequence ATGATCAAGCTTTCCGTGTCTCCCCGCGTTTTGGCCATGACGGCCGTCGGCGTCTGCCTGATCGGCGGCGCGGTGGTCGCCCAGACCGCGCCTCTGCCGGCGATCCAGTGGGACGTGCGCCGCCTGGATCAGCTGGACCGCAACGTTCGTCGGCTGGAGCGCGCGCTGACGCAGCGGAACGCGGCGGGCGAGCCCGTGCTGGTGCAGCCGGACCCCGAGGTGGTCGCGCTGCAGGGGCGCGTCGCGGCCATGGACCAGCGGCTGCAGGATCTGGAGCAGACCTTTCAGCGGGTGAACGCCGACGGCGAGCGCCTGACCTTCCAGCTTGATGAAACCCAGCGGGCGAACGAGACCCTGCGCACCCGCCTGGCGCAGGCGGAAGAGCGGGTGGGGAAGTTGGAGACTGAAGCCGAACTGAACGCTCCCATCGTGGCCAACTCTCCCACAGGCGCCGCGCCGGGCGACCTGGCGGCGGCGGTGCGGCTGCTGTCGAGCGACCGGCCGCGCGGCGTGCGGGCGCTGGAGACGCTGATCGTGACCTGGCCGGAGGCGGCCGAGGCGCGCGAGGCCAATCTGCGTCTGGGCGACCTCAGCGTTCAGGCCAACGACCGGGCGAATGCGGTGTCCTACTACGCCGCCGCGCTGAAGGACTGGCCCAAGACCGCCTGGGCGCCGGAGGCGACGCTGAAGCTGGCGGACGCGCTTCTGGCCACCGACCGCAAGACGCAAGGGTGCGCGGCCCTGTCGGAGTTCACGCGCCGCTATCCGGAAGCCCCCGCCGCGCTGAAGACCCGCGCGACCCAGACCCGCACCCGCGCGGCGTGCGCCGCCTGA
- a CDS encoding DUF3667 domain-containing protein — protein sequence MDVDAAGGMVSAGLIAGAIERPAGHAGEAGHRCADCGAEVSSKFCPECGQPAHTHRTLLHLGEELLHGVMHFDARVWRTLPLLAFNPGRLTREWVEGRRTRYVSPLAMFLFTIFVMFFALTFAPHREAEEQPMTERIAEQRQDVQEAETALTQVRAEMAQQDGRIAQEALKGAEFLVAQERARLTGMEQEARDGRADGLKPGSWQAQIKDMAAENRIRGKGLGGVLVKKLQNPDLALYKLQQTIYKFAFLLVPLSIPFMALLFLWRRGFTLYDHGVFVLYSLTFMAMLLMALVLAGMIPGLAVPAAFLAMLAVPVHMFAQLKGAYGLSWWSAGWRTMFLLNFSTIVVSLFVAAIVYLGLGH from the coding sequence ATGGACGTGGATGCGGCGGGCGGCATGGTGTCGGCGGGGCTGATCGCCGGCGCGATCGAAAGACCTGCGGGCCATGCGGGCGAGGCGGGGCATCGCTGCGCCGACTGCGGGGCGGAGGTGTCCAGCAAGTTCTGCCCGGAATGCGGCCAGCCCGCGCATACGCACCGGACCCTGCTGCACCTCGGCGAGGAGCTGCTGCACGGCGTCATGCATTTCGACGCCCGCGTGTGGCGCACCCTGCCGCTTTTGGCCTTCAACCCCGGCCGGCTGACGCGCGAATGGGTGGAGGGCAGGCGCACGCGCTATGTCTCGCCGCTGGCGATGTTTTTATTCACAATTTTCGTCATGTTCTTCGCCCTGACCTTCGCCCCGCATCGCGAGGCGGAGGAGCAGCCGATGACCGAACGGATCGCCGAGCAGCGTCAGGACGTGCAGGAGGCAGAGACCGCGCTGACCCAGGTCCGGGCCGAGATGGCGCAACAGGACGGTCGCATCGCGCAGGAGGCGCTGAAGGGCGCCGAGTTTCTGGTCGCACAGGAAAGGGCGCGGCTGACCGGCATGGAGCAGGAGGCGCGCGACGGCCGCGCAGACGGCCTGAAGCCCGGCAGCTGGCAGGCCCAGATCAAGGATATGGCGGCCGAGAACAGAATTCGTGGCAAGGGCCTAGGCGGAGTGCTGGTCAAGAAGCTGCAGAATCCCGACTTGGCGCTCTACAAGCTGCAGCAGACGATCTACAAGTTTGCCTTTCTGCTGGTGCCGCTGTCGATCCCGTTCATGGCCCTGCTGTTCTTGTGGCGACGCGGCTTTACTCTGTACGACCACGGCGTTTTTGTTCTGTATTCACTGACTTTCATGGCCATGCTGCTGATGGCGCTGGTGCTGGCGGGCATGATCCCTGGTCTGGCCGTGCCCGCCGCCTTTCTGGCCATGCTGGCGGTCCCCGTGCACATGTTCGCCCAGCTGAAGGGCGCCTATGGCCTGTCGTGGTGGTCGGCCGGCTGGCGAACGATGTTCCTGCTGAACTTCAGCACCATCGTCGTGAGCCTGTTCGTCGCCGCCATCGTCTATCTGGGCCTCGGTCACTGA
- the pal gene encoding peptidoglycan-associated lipoprotein Pal, whose product MMSAASKSRLGRLALIGVAVAAMAACNRRPPAQGATPDAGAVPSGPATNPAYPTAPTGPVTGGSIAGAPGSEQDFVVNVGDRVYFDLDSYEVRPEAFPRLDAQAQWLQRYPGVAVRIEGNADERGTREYNLALAARRAEAVRTYLINRGIPAGRIDTISYGKERPIAEGSTEDSFARNRNAHTAIVSGAQR is encoded by the coding sequence ATGATGTCCGCCGCTTCCAAGTCCCGCCTGGGCCGTCTGGCCCTGATCGGCGTGGCCGTCGCCGCCATGGCCGCCTGCAACCGTCGCCCGCCCGCGCAGGGCGCCACGCCTGACGCCGGCGCCGTGCCGTCCGGCCCCGCGACCAACCCGGCCTATCCGACCGCGCCGACCGGGCCGGTCACGGGCGGAAGCATCGCCGGCGCGCCGGGGTCGGAGCAGGACTTCGTGGTCAACGTCGGCGACCGCGTCTACTTCGACCTCGACAGCTATGAGGTGCGTCCCGAGGCCTTTCCGCGCCTGGACGCCCAGGCCCAGTGGCTGCAGCGTTATCCCGGCGTCGCGGTGCGGATCGAAGGCAACGCCGACGAACGCGGAACGCGCGAATACAACCTGGCGCTGGCCGCGCGCCGCGCCGAGGCGGTTCGCACCTATCTGATCAATCGCGGCATCCCGGCCGGTCGGATCGACACCATCAGCTACGGCAAGGAACGGCCCATCGCGGAAGGATCGACCGAAGACTCCTTCGCCCGCAACCGCAACGCCCACACCGCCATCGTCTCCGGCGCCCAGCGCTAA
- the tolB gene encoding Tol-Pal system beta propeller repeat protein TolB → MRLNLLLASVAAMAMASPLMAQNPQPASPQQSGQPVEVEIDQGVLRPLQIAVVPFSGQNGSDISNVVSGNLKRSGFFEPLNPSSFIETGLTLANAPNFPQWTQIGAQAVLYGAVTPRPDGRNDVGFRLYDPYRQCQIVSYQFTATPEQWRRIAHKISDLIYQRMTGEAGFFDTRVVFVSESGTQLNRMSRLAIVDQDGYNPVYLTQGDEVIMSPRFSTSQPDEITYVALGKDYSRIYLLNLTTGRRESLGEFDGQVLAPRFSNDGSKVAFSIIRRGNTDVYVMDLRSRQLSRLTTDPGIDTSPSFSPDGSQIVFTSDRGGSARLYVMRSDGSSQRPISRGGGIYTAPAWSPRGDLIAFTKQGGGRFSTGVMDPSGGGERILSSSYFEEGPSWAPNGRYVMFARQTPGGDTRLWTVDLSGRVVAQAGYNGRGSDPAWSPLLDESASAGLGGADACPA, encoded by the coding sequence ATGCGTCTGAACCTTCTTCTGGCCTCGGTCGCGGCCATGGCGATGGCCTCTCCGCTGATGGCGCAGAACCCGCAGCCGGCGTCTCCCCAGCAGTCTGGCCAGCCGGTAGAGGTCGAGATCGATCAGGGCGTGCTGCGTCCGCTGCAGATCGCCGTTGTGCCGTTCAGCGGGCAGAACGGGTCGGACATCTCGAACGTCGTCAGCGGAAACCTGAAGCGGTCGGGCTTCTTTGAGCCGCTGAACCCGTCCAGCTTCATCGAGACGGGCCTGACACTGGCCAACGCCCCCAACTTCCCGCAGTGGACGCAGATCGGCGCGCAGGCTGTGCTGTACGGGGCGGTGACGCCGCGCCCTGACGGTCGCAACGACGTGGGTTTCCGCCTCTACGATCCCTATCGTCAGTGCCAGATCGTCAGCTATCAGTTCACCGCGACGCCTGAGCAGTGGCGCCGCATCGCGCACAAGATCTCCGACCTGATCTATCAGCGCATGACGGGCGAGGCCGGCTTCTTCGACACCCGCGTGGTGTTCGTTTCCGAAAGCGGCACCCAGCTGAACCGCATGAGCCGCCTCGCGATCGTGGACCAGGACGGCTACAACCCGGTTTATCTGACGCAGGGCGACGAGGTGATCATGTCGCCGCGCTTTTCGACCTCGCAGCCGGACGAGATCACCTATGTGGCGCTGGGCAAGGACTACAGCCGCATCTATCTGCTGAACCTGACCACCGGTCGTCGCGAGTCGCTTGGCGAGTTCGACGGACAGGTGTTGGCCCCGCGCTTCTCCAATGACGGGTCCAAGGTGGCGTTCTCGATCATCCGGCGCGGCAACACCGACGTCTATGTGATGGACCTGCGCAGCCGCCAGCTGTCGCGCCTTACCACCGATCCCGGCATCGACACCTCGCCGTCGTTCAGCCCGGACGGGTCGCAGATCGTCTTCACCTCCGACCGGGGCGGATCGGCGCGGCTCTATGTGATGCGGTCGGACGGCTCCAGCCAGCGGCCGATCAGCCGCGGCGGCGGCATCTACACCGCGCCGGCCTGGAGTCCGCGCGGCGACCTGATCGCCTTCACCAAACAGGGCGGGGGACGGTTCTCAACCGGCGTGATGGACCCCTCCGGCGGGGGCGAGCGCATCCTGTCGTCGTCCTATTTCGAGGAAGGCCCCAGCTGGGCGCCGAACGGCCGCTACGTCATGTTCGCGCGCCAGACGCCGGGCGGCGACACCCGCCTGTGGACGGTGGACCTGTCCGGCCGCGTGGTGGCCCAGGCCGGCTACAACGGACGGGGTTCGGACCCGGCCTGGTCGCCGTTGCTGGACGAGAGCGCCAGCGCGGGCCTGGGCGGCGCCGACGCCTGCCCGGCCTGA
- a CDS encoding DUF1622 domain-containing protein, which translates to MNPSTVLSEDRHGPLIDLARQAATALELFGVGVLLLAVVLATVLYLVNGFKGGGWARAYDGYRANLGRGILLGLELLVGADIIATVTSPLTVESVGLLAGVVLIRTFLSFSLETEIEGRWPWRRDAALREHPQKADAPDENANPQARKSPHSP; encoded by the coding sequence ATGAACCCCTCGACCGTTCTGTCCGAAGATCGCCACGGCCCGCTGATCGACCTGGCGCGACAGGCGGCGACGGCGCTGGAGCTGTTCGGCGTCGGCGTGCTGCTGCTGGCGGTGGTGCTGGCCACGGTGCTTTACCTGGTCAACGGCTTCAAGGGCGGCGGCTGGGCCAGGGCCTATGACGGCTACCGCGCCAACCTTGGGCGGGGCATCCTGCTCGGCTTGGAGCTGCTGGTCGGCGCCGACATCATCGCCACCGTGACCTCGCCGCTGACGGTCGAGAGCGTGGGGCTGCTCGCCGGGGTGGTGCTGATCCGGACCTTTCTCAGCTTCTCGCTGGAAACCGAGATCGAGGGACGCTGGCCCTGGCGGCGCGACGCGGCCCTGCGCGAGCATCCGCAAAAGGCGGATGCGCCTGACGAAAACGCGAACCCCCAGGCCCGAAAGTCGCCCCATTCACCATGA
- the tolR gene encoding protein TolR: MAMGGGSGGGGRRGRRGRKGPLTEINVTPLVDVMLVLLIIFMISAPLLTVGVPVELPQTDASAVETNNEPLSVSIDQQGAVFIAESETPFEELAPRLLQEVGGAEQAGERPVFVRADGRAPYQAVARVMARLSASGFTKMNLITDTAPEA; the protein is encoded by the coding sequence ATGGCCATGGGCGGGGGATCGGGCGGCGGCGGCCGTCGCGGCCGGCGGGGGCGCAAGGGCCCGTTGACCGAGATCAATGTCACGCCGCTTGTGGACGTGATGCTGGTGCTGCTGATCATCTTCATGATCTCGGCGCCGCTGTTGACCGTTGGCGTGCCGGTGGAGCTGCCGCAGACGGACGCCAGCGCGGTCGAGACCAACAACGAGCCGCTCAGCGTCTCCATCGACCAGCAGGGCGCCGTGTTCATCGCCGAAAGCGAGACGCCGTTCGAGGAACTGGCGCCGCGCCTGCTGCAGGAAGTCGGCGGGGCCGAGCAGGCCGGCGAGCGGCCGGTGTTCGTGCGCGCGGACGGCCGGGCGCCGTATCAGGCGGTGGCGCGGGTGATGGCGCGGCTGTCCGCCTCGGGCTTCACCAAGATGAACCTGATCACCGACACGGCGCCGGAGGCCTGA
- the tolQ gene encoding protein TolQ, whose product MTAAVDASMMNPVELFLTADWVVKSVMIGLAAASVWSWTIIIDKAFRFTALNKQAEDFETAVSSGRSLEEVANQAGPNPSHALPRMLVIALSDWREARQKGALNGEQGGLLLTRIDRAMDSLIAREGQRIEKGLGVLSIVATASPFIGLFGTVWGIMNAFGRIAAAGNTNLTTVAPAIAEALFATAIGLAAAIPAYIAYNKFSIDAGKFTGRLESFADDLQAAVARRLGSPGAAPPPPPPSDGITLNRTV is encoded by the coding sequence ATGACTGCCGCCGTCGACGCCTCGATGATGAATCCCGTTGAGCTGTTTCTGACCGCCGACTGGGTGGTCAAGAGCGTGATGATCGGCCTGGCGGCGGCCTCGGTCTGGTCCTGGACCATCATCATCGACAAGGCCTTCCGCTTCACGGCGCTGAACAAGCAGGCGGAGGATTTCGAGACGGCGGTGTCGTCCGGCCGTTCGCTGGAAGAGGTCGCCAACCAGGCGGGGCCGAACCCGTCGCACGCCCTGCCGCGCATGCTGGTGATCGCCCTGTCGGACTGGCGTGAGGCCCGGCAGAAGGGCGCGCTGAACGGCGAGCAGGGCGGCCTGCTTTTGACCCGCATCGACCGGGCCATGGACAGCCTGATCGCACGCGAGGGCCAGCGCATCGAAAAGGGTCTGGGCGTGCTGTCGATCGTCGCCACCGCCTCGCCGTTCATCGGCCTGTTCGGCACGGTGTGGGGCATCATGAACGCGTTTGGGCGCATCGCAGCGGCCGGCAACACCAACCTGACCACCGTGGCGCCGGCGATCGCGGAGGCGCTGTTCGCCACCGCCATCGGCCTGGCGGCGGCTATTCCGGCCTATATCGCCTACAACAAGTTCTCGATCGACGCGGGCAAGTTCACCGGACGGCTGGAAAGCTTCGCCGACGATCTGCAGGCGGCGGTGGCGCGTCGGCTCGGCTCGCCGGGCGCGGCCCCGCCGCCCCCGCCGCCGTCGGACGGCATCACCCTGAACCGGACGGTCTGA
- a CDS encoding UbiA family prenyltransferase, translating to MTSAPLPDAGQNWVDRHAPEGLKPWLKLGRFDRPIGIWLLLLPGWQGIALALAQYGKAPGAYELWLFVGFGIGACLMRAAGCAFNDIVDRDFDARVARTAQRPIPSGRISVKQAWAFVVGCSLVSLLILLTLPTVAILLGVGSLALVAAYPFMKRITWWPQAWLGLTFNWGALMGFASALPLAAAPLLPPEIAGEFRPFLWQGAPTGDHAVGLAWQAYLPAVLLYLGGVFWTLGYDTIYALQDIEDDAMVGVKSSARRLGAGVRRGVAVFYALAALLAGCALASAGLGVLAWTGLLLYAGHLAFQVVRLRADDPALALRLFKSNREAGLLLLFAIAAGVQTVGVLGAAS from the coding sequence ATGACGTCCGCCCCCCTCCCCGACGCCGGCCAGAACTGGGTGGACCGCCATGCGCCGGAGGGGTTGAAGCCGTGGCTGAAGCTCGGCCGCTTCGACCGTCCGATCGGCATATGGCTGCTGCTGCTGCCGGGGTGGCAGGGCATCGCCCTGGCGCTGGCGCAGTACGGCAAGGCGCCGGGCGCCTATGAGCTGTGGCTGTTTGTCGGTTTCGGGATCGGCGCCTGCCTGATGCGGGCGGCGGGCTGCGCCTTCAACGACATCGTGGACCGCGACTTCGACGCCCGCGTCGCCCGCACGGCCCAGCGTCCGATCCCGTCCGGCCGCATCTCGGTCAAGCAGGCCTGGGCCTTCGTGGTGGGATGCAGCCTCGTCAGCCTGCTGATCCTGCTGACCCTGCCGACCGTTGCGATCCTTTTGGGCGTGGGATCGCTGGCGTTGGTCGCCGCCTATCCGTTCATGAAGCGGATCACCTGGTGGCCCCAGGCGTGGCTGGGCCTGACCTTCAACTGGGGCGCCCTGATGGGCTTCGCCTCCGCCCTGCCGCTGGCCGCGGCGCCCCTGCTGCCGCCCGAGATCGCCGGCGAGTTCCGACCCTTTCTGTGGCAAGGCGCGCCGACGGGCGACCACGCCGTGGGTCTCGCCTGGCAGGCCTACCTGCCCGCCGTGCTGCTGTACCTCGGCGGCGTGTTCTGGACGCTGGGCTACGACACCATCTACGCCCTGCAGGACATCGAGGACGACGCCATGGTCGGGGTGAAGTCCTCGGCGCGTCGTCTGGGCGCGGGCGTGCGGCGGGGCGTCGCCGTCTTCTACGCCCTGGCCGCCCTGCTGGCCGGATGCGCGCTCGCCTCGGCCGGACTGGGCGTTCTGGCCTGGACCGGCCTCCTCCTCTACGCCGGACACCTGGCGTTTCAGGTCGTGCGGCTGCGAGCGGACGATCCCGCCCTGGCCCTGCGCCTGTTCAAGTCCAACCGCGAGGCGGGGCTGCTGTTGCTGTTCGCCATCGCCGCCGGCGTCCAGACCGTCGGCGTCTTGGGCGCCGCCTCTTGA
- a CDS encoding DUF3298 and DUF4163 domain-containing protein: MTPSRLLLIGCALAAFAGCQRREEPAPPPPAAPAAAPAPALSNEPLSFSEQTPYATVRLTLPEGVRTQPQLHAALYASTVRELRQFMEGAQADRTEAGSDSDLPPYEKTITVEPGADAAKLFSLKRTDYDYSGGAHGNTLFAGVLWDKAAMRQIAAADLFRPGVDAAALDRALCDAVNTAKQVRSPGTERLTLGRGDTWNCPRALQTPMALEPSAGQPGKAGGLVFLIGPYAVGPYAEGAYEVVLPLSAFQALLNPAYASDFAGAPARTGDVTPREG; this comes from the coding sequence ATGACGCCGTCCCGCCTCTTGCTGATCGGATGCGCCCTCGCCGCCTTCGCCGGATGCCAGCGCCGCGAGGAGCCGGCGCCCCCGCCGCCCGCCGCCCCGGCCGCCGCGCCTGCGCCCGCCCTGTCGAACGAACCGCTGAGCTTCAGCGAACAGACGCCCTACGCGACCGTCCGCCTGACCTTGCCGGAAGGGGTCCGCACCCAGCCCCAGCTGCATGCCGCCCTCTACGCCTCGACGGTGCGCGAACTGCGCCAGTTCATGGAGGGCGCCCAGGCCGACCGCACCGAAGCGGGCTCGGACAGCGACCTTCCGCCCTACGAGAAGACCATCACGGTCGAGCCGGGCGCCGACGCGGCCAAGCTGTTCAGCCTGAAGCGCACCGATTACGACTATTCGGGCGGGGCGCACGGCAATACCCTGTTCGCCGGCGTGCTGTGGGACAAGGCGGCCATGCGCCAGATCGCGGCCGCGGACCTGTTCCGCCCCGGCGTCGATGCCGCGGCGCTGGACCGCGCCCTGTGCGATGCGGTCAACACGGCCAAACAGGTGCGCTCGCCGGGAACGGAGCGGCTGACGCTGGGTCGCGGCGACACCTGGAACTGTCCGCGCGCCCTGCAGACGCCGATGGCGCTGGAGCCGTCCGCCGGTCAGCCGGGCAAGGCGGGCGGGCTGGTGTTCCTGATCGGACCCTATGCGGTCGGGCCGTATGCGGAAGGCGCCTATGAGGTCGTCCTGCCGCTGAGCGCCTTCCAGGCCCTGCTCAACCCCGCCTACGCCAGCGATTTCGCAGGCGCTCCGGCCCGAACGGGCGACGTGACGCCGCGGGAGGGCTGA